The Microbacterium maritypicum genome contains a region encoding:
- the miaA gene encoding tRNA (adenosine(37)-N6)-dimethylallyltransferase MiaA codes for MTGPRLWAIVGATGTGKSDLAIDLAETLREQGNPAEIVNADAMQLYCGMDVGTAKVPMGERRGVPHHLFDVLEVDEDAAVAWYQPRARAAVEDIHRRGGDAILVGGSGLYVSSVVFDFRFPPRDAELRERLERELETHGTAQLLERLRILDPEAAARVDPRNPRRVVRALEVLEQGSATHGATLPERPVLWHPHTRLIGLRVDRAALVERLDARVERMWDGGILTEVGELRARGLERGTTAPRAIGYAQALAQLEGTLTEAEAIAQTQALTRRYARRQVSWFKRYPDLEWWDAPAEAATLLRA; via the coding sequence GTGACCGGACCCCGACTCTGGGCGATCGTCGGGGCGACCGGCACCGGCAAGAGTGATCTCGCGATCGACCTGGCGGAGACGCTGCGGGAGCAGGGCAATCCGGCCGAGATCGTGAATGCCGACGCCATGCAGCTCTATTGCGGAATGGATGTCGGCACCGCCAAAGTGCCGATGGGCGAGCGGCGGGGCGTTCCGCATCACCTCTTCGACGTCCTCGAGGTCGATGAGGACGCGGCCGTCGCGTGGTACCAGCCCCGGGCACGTGCTGCGGTGGAGGATATCCACCGCAGAGGCGGTGATGCGATCCTCGTCGGCGGTTCTGGCCTCTACGTGTCGAGCGTCGTGTTCGACTTCCGGTTCCCTCCTCGCGATGCGGAACTGCGTGAGCGCCTCGAGCGGGAACTCGAGACCCATGGAACCGCGCAGCTGCTCGAACGTCTGCGCATACTCGATCCCGAAGCGGCCGCGCGTGTCGATCCGCGCAATCCTCGTCGTGTCGTGCGTGCCCTCGAGGTACTCGAGCAGGGGAGCGCGACACACGGTGCGACCCTCCCCGAACGTCCCGTCCTCTGGCATCCGCACACGCGTCTCATCGGTCTCCGCGTCGACCGCGCAGCTCTCGTCGAGCGCCTCGATGCCCGCGTGGAGCGCATGTGGGACGGCGGGATCCTCACCGAGGTGGGGGAGCTACGCGCACGGGGCCTCGAACGCGGTACGACGGCGCCGCGTGCGATCGGCTATGCGCAGGCACTCGCCCAGCTCGAGGGAACCCTCACCGAGGCCGAGGCCATCGCACAGACCCAGGCGCTCACGCGGCGTTATGCCCGCCGACAGGTGTCCTGGTTCAAGCGCTATCCCGACCTCGAATGGTGGGATGCTCCGGCGGAGGCCGCCACGCTCCTGCGCGCCTGA
- the dapF gene encoding diaminopimelate epimerase: MVAFTKGHGTGNDFIIIADPDGELDLTIEQVAVLCDRHFGIGADGILRVVRSSAIPEGGATLDEEPQAEWFMDYRNADGSIAEMCGNGIRVFAHYLVRSGLATIEPGSTLPIGTRAGVRDVTRSATGYQVDLGRWKLSGDDPLVRVDGLSVTRPGLGIDVGNPHVVVALASEAELASLELHRAPDLDPLLPAGANIEFVVPGEPLVRDGIGHVSMRVYERGVGETLSCGTGVAATALAVRYWAGEKAPNNWQVEVPGGTLGVRMFPAEDGEHVALSGPAQLVFQGEVDLA, from the coding sequence ATGGTCGCATTCACCAAGGGTCACGGCACGGGCAACGACTTCATCATCATCGCTGACCCGGACGGCGAGCTCGATCTGACCATCGAGCAGGTCGCGGTGCTGTGCGATCGTCATTTCGGCATCGGCGCTGATGGAATCCTTCGCGTTGTGAGGTCCTCGGCCATTCCCGAAGGCGGTGCGACCCTCGACGAGGAGCCGCAGGCGGAGTGGTTCATGGATTACCGCAATGCCGACGGATCGATCGCCGAGATGTGCGGAAACGGCATCCGCGTGTTCGCTCACTATCTCGTGCGCTCCGGTCTCGCGACGATCGAACCCGGCTCGACCTTGCCGATCGGCACGAGGGCGGGTGTGCGCGACGTCACCCGAAGCGCCACCGGATACCAGGTAGATCTCGGTCGCTGGAAGCTCTCCGGTGACGACCCGCTCGTACGCGTCGACGGGCTGTCCGTCACCCGGCCGGGTCTCGGTATCGACGTGGGTAACCCGCACGTCGTTGTGGCCCTCGCCTCGGAGGCCGAGCTCGCGTCTCTGGAGCTGCACCGCGCGCCTGACCTCGACCCGCTGCTTCCCGCGGGCGCCAACATCGAGTTCGTCGTTCCCGGTGAACCGCTCGTCCGCGACGGCATCGGCCATGTGAGCATGCGCGTCTACGAGCGTGGCGTGGGAGAGACGCTCAGCTGTGGCACGGGGGTCGCCGCGACAGCCCTGGCGGTGCGGTACTGGGCGGGCGAGAAGGCTCCGAACAACTGGCAGGTCGAGGTGCCGGGAGGTACGCTCGGCGTGCGCATGTTCCCTGCGGAGGACGGCGAGCACGTCGCCCTCTCGGGGCCCGCGCAGCTTGTGTTCCAGGGCGAGGTCGACCTCGCCTGA
- the recA gene encoding recombinase RecA, translating into MPSPADREKSLETALAQIDRQFGKGSVMRLGSDERAPVAVIPTGSIALDVALGVGGLPRGRIVEIYGPESSGKTTLTLHAIANAQRAGGIAAFIDAEHALDPDYAAKLGVDIDALLVSQPDTGEQALEIADMLVRSGAIDLIVIDSVAALVPRAEIEGEMGDSHVGLQARLMSQALRKLTGGLNQTNTTMIFINQLREKIGVFFGSPETTAGGKALKFYASVRMDIRRIETLKDGTDAVGNRTRVKVVKNKMAPPFKQAEFDILYGVGISREGSLIDFGVEHAIVKKSGSWYTYDGDQLGQGKENARTFLLNNPDIALAIETQIKQKLGIGGAAVPAAADELAERRPA; encoded by the coding sequence ATGCCATCACCCGCCGACCGCGAGAAGTCCCTCGAGACCGCCCTCGCCCAGATCGACCGCCAGTTCGGAAAGGGCTCGGTCATGCGGCTGGGCAGCGATGAGCGTGCCCCCGTGGCCGTCATCCCCACCGGCTCCATCGCCCTCGACGTCGCCCTCGGCGTCGGAGGTCTCCCGCGTGGTCGAATCGTCGAGATCTACGGACCGGAGTCCTCGGGTAAGACGACTCTCACCCTGCACGCGATCGCGAACGCTCAGCGCGCCGGCGGCATCGCCGCCTTCATCGACGCCGAGCACGCGCTCGACCCGGATTACGCCGCGAAGCTCGGTGTCGACATCGACGCGCTTCTGGTCTCCCAGCCTGACACCGGTGAGCAGGCGCTCGAGATCGCCGACATGCTCGTGCGCTCGGGGGCCATCGACCTCATCGTCATCGACTCCGTGGCCGCGCTCGTCCCTCGCGCCGAGATCGAGGGTGAGATGGGCGACTCGCACGTGGGTCTGCAGGCGCGACTCATGTCACAGGCGCTGCGTAAGCTCACGGGTGGTCTGAACCAGACCAACACCACGATGATCTTCATCAACCAGCTTCGCGAGAAGATCGGTGTGTTCTTCGGCTCGCCCGAGACCACCGCCGGTGGTAAGGCGCTGAAGTTCTACGCCTCGGTCCGCATGGACATCCGTCGTATCGAGACGCTGAAGGATGGCACCGACGCCGTCGGAAACCGCACCAGGGTGAAGGTGGTGAAGAACAAGATGGCACCGCCCTTCAAGCAGGCCGAGTTCGACATCCTCTACGGCGTCGGCATCTCCCGCGAAGGCAGCCTGATCGACTTCGGTGTCGAGCACGCCATCGTGAAGAAGTCGGGCTCGTGGTACACCTACGACGGAGACCAGCTGGGCCAGGGCAAGGAGAACGCGCGAACGTTCCTGCTCAACAACCCCGACATCGCGCTGGCCATCGAGACGCAGATCAAGCAGAAGCTCGGCATCGGCGGCGCGGCTGTGCCGGCGGCTGCAGACGAGCTCGCCGAGCGTCGTCCGGCCTGA
- a CDS encoding class I SAM-dependent methyltransferase has translation MGSDHYFTAAPASPENLRKIRVSLAGRELEVTTAGGVFSPDRLDAGTAVLLANMPPVPPGGDLLDLGSGWGPVTLSMALAAPHATVWAVDVNERALDLVRRNAAALGLTNVNASLPDDVPEHVTFRTIRSNPPIRVGKNELHGLLERWIPRLDERSDAWLVVQRNLGADSLQRWIGSTFHPGYSVFRTATGKGYRILKVRKHGNPPTEPIILS, from the coding sequence ATGGGGTCAGATCACTACTTCACTGCGGCCCCGGCAAGCCCCGAGAATCTGCGTAAGATCCGCGTATCGCTCGCAGGTCGAGAGCTGGAAGTCACCACCGCCGGTGGAGTCTTCAGCCCGGATCGTCTGGATGCCGGCACTGCAGTGCTCCTCGCCAACATGCCCCCGGTTCCCCCGGGCGGCGATCTTCTCGACCTCGGCAGCGGCTGGGGTCCGGTGACGCTCTCGATGGCCTTGGCCGCTCCCCACGCGACGGTGTGGGCCGTCGATGTGAACGAGCGCGCCCTCGATCTGGTGCGTCGAAACGCGGCAGCTCTCGGGCTCACCAATGTCAACGCATCTCTGCCCGACGATGTTCCCGAGCACGTCACCTTCCGCACGATCCGCTCGAACCCGCCGATCCGCGTGGGGAAGAACGAGCTGCACGGGCTTCTCGAGCGTTGGATCCCGCGCCTCGATGAGCGCAGCGACGCGTGGCTCGTCGTGCAGCGCAACCTCGGTGCCGATTCGCTTCAGCGATGGATCGGATCGACCTTCCACCCCGGCTATAGCGTCTTCCGCACCGCCACGGGCAAGGGCTACCGCATCCTCAAGGTACGCAAGCACGGAAACCCGCCGACGGAGCCGATCATCCTCAGCTGA
- a CDS encoding SIMPL domain-containing protein, whose protein sequence is MSEVTVTVRGEHEARVAPERATIRVGVRADGPERTAVVENVMRLAEPVRSSITDRADTGSVVEWTSKRLSVRAERPWSNDGKRLAPVYYASIDFTATFAEASDLSIWVSDISPWDGVEVGWVDWHLTTATRAQIERDVAAAAVGVAVTRAEAYAGALGLHEVTPLEIADVGLISSGQPSQGAPMLKARGGVAFAADAAPSMEYEPEEIVISATVEARFLAR, encoded by the coding sequence ATGAGCGAAGTCACCGTCACCGTCCGCGGCGAGCACGAGGCGCGGGTCGCCCCTGAGCGCGCCACCATCCGCGTCGGAGTGCGTGCGGATGGGCCCGAGCGCACAGCCGTCGTCGAGAACGTGATGCGCCTTGCCGAACCGGTGCGCAGCAGTATCACCGACCGTGCGGACACGGGCAGCGTCGTCGAGTGGACGAGCAAGCGGCTCTCGGTGCGGGCCGAACGCCCGTGGAGCAACGACGGCAAGCGTCTCGCTCCCGTGTACTACGCGAGCATCGATTTCACCGCCACGTTCGCGGAGGCCTCCGACCTGTCCATCTGGGTCTCCGACATCTCCCCCTGGGACGGGGTCGAGGTGGGCTGGGTGGACTGGCATCTGACGACCGCCACGCGCGCGCAGATCGAGCGCGATGTGGCCGCCGCAGCCGTCGGTGTCGCGGTCACACGAGCCGAGGCCTACGCGGGCGCGCTCGGCTTGCATGAGGTCACTCCCCTGGAGATCGCCGACGTCGGTCTCATCTCCAGCGGACAGCCGTCACAGGGTGCTCCGATGCTCAAAGCGCGTGGTGGGGTGGCGTTCGCGGCCGACGCGGCACCGTCCATGGAATACGAACCCGAGGAGATCGTGATCTCCGCCACGGTGGAGGCGCGCTTCCTCGCCCGATGA
- a CDS encoding regulatory protein RecX, with amino-acid sequence MRKLRARSLSISESRQVLRGVGLDSGMIDDVIDDFCRRGYLDDSALAGVLVTSGVERKGQGRVALSRALAQRGIPRDVIDAALDELPDDDDERALEFARGKARSMGRLDPDTALRRLVGQLSRRGYNGAVAMKAAKSALREASFGGPTSGVRFVDSD; translated from the coding sequence GTGCGCAAGCTGCGGGCTCGGTCGTTGTCCATCTCCGAGTCGCGGCAGGTGCTGAGGGGTGTGGGGCTCGACAGCGGCATGATCGACGATGTGATCGACGACTTCTGTCGTCGTGGCTATCTCGATGATTCCGCTCTCGCGGGGGTCCTCGTGACGTCGGGTGTGGAACGGAAAGGCCAGGGAAGAGTGGCCCTGTCCCGCGCGCTCGCCCAGCGGGGCATTCCGCGCGACGTGATCGACGCTGCTCTCGACGAGCTGCCTGACGATGATGACGAACGCGCGCTCGAGTTCGCACGTGGCAAGGCGCGATCGATGGGGCGACTCGACCCCGACACGGCTCTCCGGCGATTGGTGGGTCAGCTCTCCCGTCGCGGCTACAACGGAGCTGTGGCGATGAAGGCCGCGAAGTCCGCGCTGCGGGAGGCCTCCTTCGGCGGTCCGACCTCCGGCGTCCGCTTCGTCGATTCCGACTGA
- a CDS encoding dihydrofolate reductase family protein has translation MTKTHFYTASSLDGFIATEEHSLDWLLTQDIDQDGPMAYAGFERSIGALAMGSSTYEWVMRHEEGRWGYTQPTWVFTHRELELPAGADVRLTQADVSTVHAEMVQAAAGKDLWVVGGGDLAGQFADAGLLDEVWVQYAPVTLGSGAPLLPRRLDLELLEVARNRNFLCGRYRLARH, from the coding sequence ATGACGAAGACCCACTTCTATACCGCTTCCAGTCTCGACGGGTTCATCGCCACCGAGGAGCACTCCTTGGACTGGCTGCTCACGCAGGACATCGACCAAGACGGACCGATGGCGTACGCGGGGTTCGAGCGCAGCATCGGAGCGCTGGCGATGGGGTCGTCGACCTACGAGTGGGTGATGCGCCACGAGGAGGGACGGTGGGGCTACACGCAGCCCACGTGGGTGTTCACGCACCGTGAGCTGGAGCTGCCGGCCGGTGCTGACGTCAGACTGACCCAAGCCGACGTCAGCACGGTGCATGCAGAGATGGTGCAGGCGGCAGCGGGGAAGGATCTCTGGGTCGTGGGCGGGGGAGACCTGGCAGGCCAGTTCGCCGACGCGGGGCTGCTCGACGAAGTGTGGGTGCAGTACGCACCGGTGACGCTCGGCTCGGGCGCTCCACTGCTTCCGCGCAGGCTCGACCTCGAGCTGCTCGAGGTGGCTCGCAACCGCAACTTCCTCTGCGGGCGTTACCGACTCGCGCGGCACTGA
- a CDS encoding helix-turn-helix domain-containing protein, with amino-acid sequence MILVRQEIGDVLRDFRLQKGRTLRQVASKASVALGYLSEVERGQKEASSEILASVADALDVPISTIMREVGDRISVLEGIQVFPDVVPDDLVASIEPQLSLH; translated from the coding sequence ATGATTCTTGTTCGACAGGAAATCGGCGATGTGCTGAGGGACTTCCGCCTGCAGAAGGGGCGCACGCTCCGGCAGGTCGCAAGCAAGGCATCGGTTGCCCTCGGCTACCTCAGTGAGGTCGAGCGCGGGCAGAAGGAGGCGTCGAGCGAGATCCTCGCATCCGTCGCCGATGCGCTCGACGTTCCCATCTCGACGATCATGCGCGAGGTCGGAGATCGCATCTCCGTGCTCGAGGGCATTCAGGTGTTCCCGGATGTCGTTCCGGACGACCTCGTGGCCTCGATCGAACCCCAGCTCTCGCTGCACTGA
- a CDS encoding CinA family protein codes for MSEESAAVLAALGRRGWTLGIAESLTGGALCADVAAIPGASAVLLGGVVAYATPVKATVLGVDAVLLDAHGPVHPQVALQMADGVRDVVGVGGAPADVGVSTTGIAGPDSPDGQPVGTVHIGVVTPVASRTTAFHFSGDRDAIRTQAVAAALREVLAVVAE; via the coding sequence TTGAGCGAAGAGAGCGCCGCGGTCCTCGCAGCGCTGGGCAGGCGCGGGTGGACGCTCGGGATCGCCGAATCGCTGACAGGTGGCGCTCTGTGCGCGGATGTCGCCGCCATCCCCGGCGCATCCGCGGTGCTTCTCGGGGGCGTCGTGGCCTACGCGACGCCGGTGAAGGCGACCGTGCTGGGAGTGGACGCGGTTCTTCTGGACGCACACGGACCGGTGCACCCGCAGGTCGCTCTGCAGATGGCCGACGGCGTCAGAGACGTGGTCGGTGTCGGGGGTGCGCCAGCCGATGTAGGCGTGTCGACGACGGGGATCGCCGGCCCGGACTCCCCGGACGGCCAGCCGGTCGGCACTGTGCACATCGGAGTCGTGACCCCTGTGGCGTCGCGGACCACGGCCTTCCACTTCAGCGGGGACCGCGACGCGATCCGGACGCAGGCCGTGGCGGCAGCACTTCGAGAGGTGCTCGCGGTGGTGGCGGAATAG
- the hflX gene encoding GTPase HflX codes for MTETTTPSTGDHTVDRVLANAEKRSDVHVFGAAQALQDESTASHTSSDGAQWDLEDRHALRRVGGLSTELEDVTEVEYRQLRLENVVLVGVYPQGAQEDAENSLRELAALAETAGAVVLDGVLQRRPHPDAATYLGRGKAQELKDIVAAVGADTVIADTELAPSQRRALEDVVKVKVIDRTTVILDIFSQHAKSREGKAQVELAQLEYLLPRLRGWGDSMSRQAGGQVGAGGAGMGSRGPGETKIELDRRRIRTKMALLRRQIRDFGPARDAKRAERKRNTIPSVAIAGYTNAGKSSLLNALTSAGVLVENALFATLDATVRRTETEDGRVYTLTDTVGFVRNLPHQLVEAFRSTLEEVGEADVVLHVVDGSHPDPAGQLQTVRDVLGDVGVRDLPEIVVFNKADLIDEDERLVLRGLQPHAHFVSSRSGEGIAELRAAVEEALPKPAVEVHAVIPYDRGDLVAAIHESGMLLSVEHTEDGTAVHARVSERLAAELAPFAAQS; via the coding sequence ATGACGGAGACCACCACACCCTCCACCGGCGACCACACGGTCGATCGTGTGCTCGCGAACGCGGAGAAGCGCTCGGACGTCCACGTCTTCGGCGCTGCGCAGGCGCTGCAGGATGAATCGACGGCATCGCACACGAGCTCGGACGGCGCGCAGTGGGATCTCGAGGACCGTCATGCGCTTCGACGCGTCGGGGGGCTCTCGACGGAGCTCGAAGACGTCACCGAGGTCGAGTACCGACAGTTGCGCCTGGAGAACGTCGTCCTCGTGGGCGTATATCCCCAGGGGGCTCAGGAAGACGCGGAGAACTCACTCCGGGAACTCGCCGCGCTTGCGGAGACCGCTGGTGCGGTCGTGCTCGACGGTGTTCTGCAGCGTCGTCCGCACCCCGATGCCGCGACCTACCTCGGCCGAGGCAAGGCCCAGGAACTCAAGGACATCGTCGCCGCCGTCGGAGCCGACACCGTCATCGCCGACACCGAGCTCGCACCGAGCCAGCGTCGCGCACTCGAGGACGTCGTCAAGGTCAAGGTCATCGACCGGACCACGGTGATCCTCGACATCTTCAGCCAGCACGCGAAGAGCCGCGAGGGCAAGGCCCAGGTCGAGCTGGCCCAGCTCGAATACCTGCTGCCGCGTCTGCGCGGCTGGGGCGATTCGATGAGCCGCCAGGCCGGTGGCCAGGTGGGCGCCGGCGGCGCCGGAATGGGCTCCCGTGGCCCCGGTGAGACCAAGATCGAACTGGATCGCCGACGGATCCGCACCAAGATGGCTCTGCTCCGACGGCAGATCCGCGACTTCGGTCCTGCCCGTGACGCCAAGCGCGCGGAGCGCAAGCGGAACACGATCCCCTCCGTGGCGATCGCCGGATACACGAACGCGGGCAAGTCCAGCCTCCTCAACGCGCTCACCAGCGCGGGAGTGCTCGTGGAGAACGCGCTGTTCGCGACGCTGGATGCGACCGTGCGTCGCACCGAGACGGAGGACGGCCGCGTCTACACGTTGACCGACACCGTCGGATTCGTGCGCAACCTCCCGCATCAGCTCGTGGAAGCATTCCGTTCGACGCTGGAAGAGGTCGGCGAGGCCGACGTCGTCCTCCACGTCGTCGACGGGTCGCACCCGGATCCGGCAGGTCAACTCCAGACCGTGCGAGATGTGCTCGGCGATGTCGGCGTCCGCGACCTCCCGGAGATCGTCGTCTTCAACAAGGCGGATCTGATCGACGAGGACGAGAGGCTCGTGCTTCGCGGTCTCCAGCCGCACGCCCACTTCGTGTCATCACGATCGGGCGAGGGAATCGCGGAGCTTCGCGCTGCGGTGGAGGAAGCACTCCCGAAGCCTGCCGTCGAGGTGCACGCCGTGATCCCCTACGATCGCGGTGACCTGGTCGCGGCGATCCACGAGTCCGGCATGCTCCTCTCCGTGGAGCACACGGAGGACGGCACTGCTGTGCACGCCCGCGTGTCGGAGCGTCTCGCCGCCGAACTCGCTCCGTTCGCCGCACAGAGCTGA
- the miaB gene encoding tRNA (N6-isopentenyl adenosine(37)-C2)-methylthiotransferase MiaB, which yields MTIPRSEPTIIGASSAAVDDDGRQRSYEVRTFGCQMNVHDSERLSGSLESAGYVRALDGAEADVVIINTCAVRDNAAGKLYGTLGHLASVKRRKDGMQIAVGGCLAQMDKQAVLDKAPWVDVVFGTHNMGSLPGLLERARHNGDAELEILESLEVFPSTLPTKRDSAHSGWVSISVGCNNTCTFCIVPSLRGKEKDRRPGDILNEIRLLVEDGAIEVTLLGQNVNSYGVEFGDRQAFGKLLRAAGEIEGLERIRFTSPHPAAFTDDVIDAMAETANVMPQLHMPLQSGSDRILKAMRRSYRSERFLGILDRVRARIPNAAITTDIIVGFPGETEEDFEDTMRVVEQARFSSAFTFQYSIREGTPAATMEDQVPKEIVQARYNRLIALQERISLEENQKQVGREIEVLVSTGEGKKDTETHRLTGRAEDNRLVHFEVTEGSELPRPGDVVTVTVTHGAPFHLLADDPTGAPLKIRRTRGGDAWDRSQSESCAVPAPSGDGGPKAVSLGLPTLRVGV from the coding sequence ATGACTATCCCGCGCAGTGAACCGACGATCATCGGCGCGTCCTCGGCAGCCGTCGACGACGACGGACGACAGCGATCGTATGAAGTGCGCACCTTCGGGTGCCAGATGAACGTGCATGACTCCGAGCGTCTTTCGGGGTCGCTGGAGAGCGCGGGCTACGTACGTGCGCTCGACGGCGCCGAAGCCGACGTGGTGATCATCAACACGTGCGCGGTCCGCGACAACGCCGCGGGCAAGCTGTACGGCACGCTCGGACACCTCGCATCCGTCAAGCGGCGCAAGGACGGCATGCAGATCGCGGTCGGCGGTTGTCTGGCGCAGATGGACAAGCAGGCGGTCCTCGACAAGGCCCCCTGGGTCGACGTCGTGTTCGGCACGCACAACATGGGCTCGCTCCCGGGGCTTCTCGAGCGCGCACGGCACAACGGCGACGCCGAACTCGAGATCCTCGAATCGCTCGAGGTCTTCCCCTCCACGCTGCCGACCAAGCGCGACTCCGCACACAGCGGCTGGGTCTCCATCTCGGTCGGATGCAACAACACGTGCACCTTCTGCATCGTGCCGAGCCTTCGCGGCAAGGAGAAAGATCGACGTCCCGGCGACATCCTGAACGAGATCCGCCTCCTCGTCGAAGACGGCGCGATCGAGGTCACGCTTCTCGGCCAGAACGTGAACTCCTACGGGGTGGAGTTCGGTGATCGTCAGGCATTCGGCAAGCTGCTGCGGGCGGCAGGCGAGATCGAAGGACTGGAGCGCATCCGATTCACGAGCCCGCATCCTGCGGCGTTCACCGATGACGTGATCGACGCCATGGCCGAGACCGCGAACGTGATGCCGCAGCTGCACATGCCGCTCCAGTCGGGAAGCGACCGCATCCTCAAGGCGATGCGCCGCTCGTACCGCAGCGAGCGATTCCTCGGGATCCTCGACCGGGTTCGCGCCCGCATCCCGAATGCCGCCATCACCACCGACATCATCGTCGGCTTCCCCGGCGAGACCGAGGAGGACTTCGAGGACACGATGCGGGTCGTCGAGCAGGCTCGTTTCTCCAGCGCTTTCACCTTCCAGTACTCGATCCGCGAGGGCACGCCCGCCGCGACGATGGAGGACCAGGTGCCGAAGGAGATCGTGCAGGCGCGCTACAACCGCCTGATCGCGCTCCAGGAACGCATCTCTCTGGAGGAGAACCAGAAGCAGGTCGGTCGCGAGATCGAAGTCCTGGTTTCCACGGGCGAGGGCAAGAAGGACACCGAGACCCACCGCCTCACGGGGCGTGCCGAAGACAACAGGCTCGTGCACTTCGAGGTCACGGAAGGCTCTGAGCTGCCCCGCCCCGGTGATGTCGTCACCGTGACCGTCACGCACGGCGCCCCGTTCCATCTGCTGGCCGACGATCCGACGGGGGCGCCGCTGAAGATCCGTCGCACCCGCGGTGGAGACGCCTGGGACCGCTCGCAGTCCGAGTCGTGCGCCGTTCCCGCTCCGAGTGGCGATGGCGGGCCGAAGGCCGTCTCGCTCGGGCTGCCCACGCTGCGTGTCGGCGTGTGA
- a CDS encoding DUF3046 domain-containing protein produces MRRSEFLRAVETEFQARASSLVNDLGLSAVGGRTAVEALADGTPPREIWLALCAEMDVPENRRHGVGRQEPRGR; encoded by the coding sequence ATGCGTCGTAGCGAGTTTCTCCGCGCCGTCGAGACAGAGTTCCAGGCGCGTGCCTCCTCTCTGGTGAACGACCTCGGTCTCAGCGCCGTCGGCGGCCGTACGGCTGTGGAAGCGCTGGCCGACGGCACTCCACCGCGCGAGATCTGGTTGGCGCTGTGCGCCGAGATGGACGTGCCGGAGAACAGGCGGCATGGCGTCGGCAGGCAAGAGCCGCGCGGACGCTGA